Proteins found in one Labrus bergylta chromosome 8, fLabBer1.1, whole genome shotgun sequence genomic segment:
- the gnl1 gene encoding guanine nucleotide-binding protein-like 1 gives MPRKKPFSNKQKKKQLQVKRERKRGDTGSGPSSRNASVERGERQSDTSDSETTDIRRLNQQPFSREGRYDPNRFRLHFEKESKEEVEKRKKLAMEKVLQPISDKELETNIHDIYPSDKGLGFPRRPSWNYEMTRENLMRKEEKSYREYLDDLHSRNPPGSLSHFEHNLETWRQLWRVLEMSDVILLIVDIRHPVLQFPPALYHYITGELQKQVVLVLNKADLCPPPLVMAWKHYMTSQFPNLHIVCFTSHPGQPYSTVLQKKRMRRKADWNYAGGPIDILKACQEITAGRVDLSSWEKKIQRDAVAERLDGERPDEGAESVLVEHQSDRAMDMSSLSQELYKDGVLTIGCIGFPNVGKSSVINSLVGRKVVSVSRTPGHTKYFQTYYLTQTVKLCDCPGLVFPSRVDKQIQILAGIYPVSQLQEPYSSVGYLCERTPFLSVLKLKHPKLLESKPHQRNEGSEELSWTAWDVCEAWAERRGYKTAKAARHDVYRAANSLLRLAIDGRLCLCLTPPGYSCLREHWENHPDLPEIIALQGRTTAEEGAGERDDDDDGESSTEPEEERDRDADDDEDGDDEDEGFGHPRGKEDKPSGFTVNMYNVLRENECV, from the exons ATGCCAAGGAAAAAGCCATTTAgcaacaaacagaagaagaaacagctACAAGTCAAacgggagagaaagagag GTGACACAGGTTCTGGGCCAAGCAGCCGCAATGCCAGCGTCGAGCGAGGAGAACGACAATCGGACACCTCAGACAGTGAGACCACTGATATTAGGAGACTAAATCAACAACCCTTTAGCAGAGAAGGTAGATATGACCCCAACAG GTTCCGACTGCACTTTGAGAAAGAAAGTAAAGAAGAGgtggaaaagaggaagaagttGGCCATGGAGAAGGTGCTGCAGCCTATCTCAGACAAAGAACTTGAGACAAACATCCATGACATCTACCCCTCAGACAAAG GTCTTGGTTTCCCACGACGACCGTCCTGGAATTATGAGATGACCCGAGAGAACCTAATGAGGAAAGAGGAGAAGTCATACAGAGAGTACCTGGATGACCTGCACTCTAGAAACCCACCTGGCTCTCTTAGCCACTTTGAGCACAATCTTGAG ACATGGAGGCAGCTATGGAGGGTGTTAGAAATGTCAGATGTCATCCTGCTCATTGTGGACATAAGGCACCCG GTGCTGCAGTTCCCTCCTGCCCTGTACCACTATATCACAGGAGAGCTCCAGAAGCAGGTGGTCCTGGTTTTGAACAAAGCTGACCTGTGTCCTCCTCCACTGGTGATGGCCTGGAAACACTACATGACCTCCCAGTTCCCCAACCTACACATAGTCTGCTTTACCTCCCACCCTGGGCAGCCCTACAGCACAG TGCTCCAAAAGAAGAGAATGAGAAGGAAGGCTGACTGGAATTATGCTGGAGGTCCCATTGATATCCTGAAGGCCTGTCAGGAGATCACTGCAGGCAGAG TTGACCTATCCAGTTGGGAGAAGAAGATTCAAAGAGATGCTGTTGCCGAGCGCCTGGATGGAGAGCGTCCAGATGAAGGAGCAGAGTCAGTGCTGGTGGAGCATCAAAGTGACCGGGCTATGGATATGAGCAGCCTATCCCAGGAGCTCTACAAAGATGGAGTCCTCACAATAGGATGCATAG GCTTTCCAAATGTTGGTAAGTCTTCAGTTATAAACAGCCTGGTGGGAAGGAAGGTGGTCAGCGTGTCTCGAACTCCAGGCCACACCAAATATTTCCAGACCTACTACCTCACCCAGACAGTCAAACTCTGTGACTGCCCTGGATTGGTTTTCCCCTCCCGCGTCGATAAACAGATACAG aTTCTGGCAGGCATCTACCCAGTGTCTCAGCTGCAGGAGCCCTACAGCTCAGTTGGTTATCTGTGTGAAAGAACCCCGTTTCTTTCTGTGCTGAAGCTGAAACATCCCAAATTGCTGGAGAGCAAACCCCACCAGAGAAACGAGGGGTCTGAGGAGCTCAGCTGGACTGCCTGGGATGTGTGTGAGG cCTGGGCAGAGAGAAGAGGCTATAAGACAGCAAAAGCAGCTCGCCACGATGTTTACCGGGCAGCTAATAGTCTCCTGCGTTTGGCCATTGATGGCAGACTGTGTCTCTGCTTAACACCACCTGGCTACAGCTGCCTGAGAG AGCATTGGGAGAATCACCCTGACTTGCCGGAGATTATAGCCCTCCAAGGTAGGACGACAGCGGAGGAAGGGGCCGGAGAGAGGGACGATGACGATGATGGAGAATCCAGCACAGAGCCCGAGGAAGAGAGAGACCGAGATGCAGACGATGATGAGGACggagatgatgaagatgaagggTTTGGACATCCTAGAGGGAAGGAGGATAAGCCCTCTGGCTTTACTGTCAACATGTACAACGTCCTCCGGGAAAATGAGTGCGTGTGA